A region of the Streptococcus oralis Uo5 genome:
CTGAGTTAGAGGTACGATTTCAGAAATTATGTCAAAAAATTAAAGAGAGACAACCACTTATTTATTCTTTGAAAGGTGAAAATGGGGAACTCTTATTTTTGGAATCAGGTGCCGTGACTGGCAGTGTTCGCTTGTTGGTTTTTCCGGAAGAAATCGTTCTTTTAACATTGTCAGGTTATGATTAAAATGGAGTATGATAGTGATAAATAGAATAAAAATTTCCCAAGTCATCGTAGTCGAAGGACGGGATGATACAGCCAATCTCAAACGTTATTTTGACGTAGAGACCTATGAGACACGAGGATCGGCAATCAATGATCAAGATATAGAGCGGATCCAACGCCTGCATGAATTGCATGGAGTGATTGTCTTTACAGATCCAGATTTTAATGGGGAGCGGATTCGTCGCATGATTATGACGGCCATTCCAACGGTACAGCATGCCTTTCTCAAGCGAGATGAGGCTGTTCCCAAATCCAAGTCCAAGGGACGTTCTCTGGGAATCGAACACGCCAGTTATGAAGATCTAAAAACAGCGCTGGCTCAGGTGACAGAGCAATTTGAAAACGAGAACGAGTTTGACATTAGTCGCGGTGACTTGATTCGCCTAGGTTTCTTGGCGGGAGCAGACAGTCGTAGGCGCCGAGAGTATCTAGGTGAAAAGCTTCGCATCGGCTATTCCAACGGCAAGCAACTCCTCAAGCGCTTAGAGTTATTTGGGATAACCTTGGCAGAAGTGGAAGAAGTGATGGCTAAGTATTCAGTCCAAGGGAGTAAGGAATGAAAAAAGTAATTATTACAGGTGGCAATAGTGGTATTGGCTATCAGGCTGCAAAACAATTAGCTGAAAAGGGCTGGTCTGTTACTCTCTTTTGTAGACGGCAAGAAGCTGCCGAGCAAGCCTGTGAGAAAATCCGCCAACAAACAGGAACTCCGCATGTAGATTATATGTTGGTTGATCTATCTGATATAAAGAGTATCAGGAAAGCAGTAGAGAAGTATATCCAAAAAGAAGGGACTTTAGATATTTTAATTAACAATGCAGCTGACTTTGATTTGTCAGTTAAAAAGCCCATCCTGACTAAGGATGGTTTAGAAAAGCAATTTGCGACCAATGTTGCCGCCCCTTTCTTGCTGTCTATCTTGTTGAAAGGTTTGTTGGAAAAATCTGAGAGTGGTCGGATTATTAATATTTCTTCCCAAGGGCTGATGCTTTATCCTTTCATGAAGCTTGATTTTGAAAATTTAGCTGGTCAAAAACATTATAGTCCTGCCAAGACTTATTATCAGAACAAACTGGCCTTGTTGATGCTGTCGCTTTATATGCGAAAACATTGGAAAGGTATCAAGGTTCAGGCAATCCGTGTGACCAATGTCAAAGTTGATATGCGCCGCTATGATCACCTCAGCGCTTTTATGAAAAATTTGTATAAAATCAAGTCAAGATTTTCAATTAGCCCGGAAGAAATGGCCAAAGTCTACACAGCCCTATCTACAGAAGATGGCCATGACGGTTTTCTGTATGATGAGAAATGCAGGAAAGTAAAAGCAAATAGAACTGCTTACGAAGAAGAGGGGCAAGCAAAACTCTATTCCTTACTTGAACAACTGACATTTTCAAGAGACAATCTATAAAGAATTAGAAAAATAAATTTTATGCTTACTTCTATAGTGGAAAGAAATTTAGATATCGAAATCTGTTTGGGATAACCTTGGCAGAAGTGGAAGAAGCTATGGAAAGTTATGATAATAGCTAGATAGCCCAAAAATATAAAGGGAATGTGTTACAATAGAGGTAATAGCATATGCTTCAACTATGCTCAATACCATGCCTGATAAAAAAAGATAATTGATAAAACCAGCACTTGGGTGAAATTAATGAGGAAAAGCAATGGGAATTTTTGATTTTTAAAAAGACAGAAGCACAGAAGACAACAGAAGAAACCAAAGGAGATGCTTGTCTAGGAGTTTTGGGTTTCTTCCCGATGAAAGAAAAGAGGGAATTACTGATTGCTGCGACTTTGGAAGGGAGTTTGACAGTTGGTGATCGTCTTCAGTTTTGCAATCCCGATCAAGGTATGGATGCTCTTGAAACTGTAGTAGTGAAAAAGCTTTCTTGCCAAAACGAAGATGTGAATTCCCTTAGCGATGAGGAGTTAGTTTATCTAGAGATTGATATGCTTCCCTCTCTAGATAAGTTAAAAAAGGGAAGTGTGCTCTATAGTCCTGGTGTAGATGAAAAAAAGCGTTTATCTAGCTATGCTTATGCTCTCTATCGAGCTTTTGTGACTATTCAAGAAGGTAAAGTAAGTGATGAGGACTATCAGAATCTTAGTCTTGATGATAGTATCGAAATTTTACAGGCTTTTTTATGGGATTGCCGTCAAAAATCAAAAAGTGAAGAAAGTAATCAAGAAAATACTTGTAAGTCAGAGCTTCTAGCAGAAATTGTCAAAGACAAGTTGCTAGAAGCGGATTCGATTTATGCTGTTTATTCAGAAAATACTGGGGAACCTTATCTTTTCTCAACTACATATGATAGAGGTGATGAAGGCTATCTATGCACTGACCCAATGATTATGCTATTTACCCCTCGTTGGTATCATCAGTATAAGGAAGCAA
Encoded here:
- the rnmV gene encoding ribonuclease M5; this translates as MIVINRIKISQVIVVEGRDDTANLKRYFDVETYETRGSAINDQDIERIQRLHELHGVIVFTDPDFNGERIRRMIMTAIPTVQHAFLKRDEAVPKSKSKGRSLGIEHASYEDLKTALAQVTEQFENENEFDISRGDLIRLGFLAGADSRRRREYLGEKLRIGYSNGKQLLKRLELFGITLAEVEEVMAKYSVQGSKE
- a CDS encoding SDR family NAD(P)-dependent oxidoreductase — translated: MKKVIITGGNSGIGYQAAKQLAEKGWSVTLFCRRQEAAEQACEKIRQQTGTPHVDYMLVDLSDIKSIRKAVEKYIQKEGTLDILINNAADFDLSVKKPILTKDGLEKQFATNVAAPFLLSILLKGLLEKSESGRIINISSQGLMLYPFMKLDFENLAGQKHYSPAKTYYQNKLALLMLSLYMRKHWKGIKVQAIRVTNVKVDMRRYDHLSAFMKNLYKIKSRFSISPEEMAKVYTALSTEDGHDGFLYDEKCRKVKANRTAYEEEGQAKLYSLLEQLTFSRDNL